TGCAATGTATCTTCTCTTTGCGACTGGCATACACACGGCCGTGGCCTTATTCGGCCTGGTAGTCGTCACCTTGTCAGCAGTTTTGGTCTTGTGTCTCAAATTCTTTTATGTGGACTTCTCCAAGATCAAAGGCATTCCTGAGATCCCTGGCGGGAGGCTGCTGGCCGGCCATCTACCTCACTTGGGCAACGACCATGCTACCACGGCGGCATCGTGGTCTGCCAAATATGGATGGCCTGTTTTCCAGTTTAGAATGGGACGCCGACGGGCTATCATGATCAACTCATTTGAGTCAGCCCGAGAATGGCTGGTAAAGAACCAGTCAGCCACCGTCGACCGGCCGTGGTTCTATACATTTCACGGAGTTATTTCAAAGACATCCGGTTAGTAAAGGTCTCGAACATACGCGCGCAGCGCGCTCAGAAAGGATGCTGACTTCCGGTCTTCAAAGCGGCAACCATCGGCACATCTCCATGGAACGAGAGGACTAAGAAGCAGAGGCGGGTTGTTGGCTCGTTCACGACTGGGCCAGCAATGAAGAAGATGCACGGGATGCTACATATGGAGACATGCGCCGTCATCTCCAGGATTTATTATGACAGCCTGAAGGGGGCAGTTGACATCGTGCCTCATGTGTATCAGAAgcgtctctctctcaatcTCATGATGATGCTTTGCTATGGTACACGATTCAATTCGGTTGAAGATCCAATGCTTCTCCAGATTCTCGAAGACGCAAAAACAATCGCAAGGTAAGGCCCGTTTATTCAGTGATCCAGAAGAACATGAGTGTTAAAATCCCGTACAGCTTCCGATCCACAAACTCCAACCCCCAAGACTTTATTCCTCACTTGAGGTACCTGGGCACCAACCGACGCACTGTCACTGCAAAGCAAGTTCGAAACCGACGAGATAGCTGGCTTGCAACTATGTTCAGTAATGTTCAGAACAGCCACAACAGACTACGTCCTGGTGATAAGAAATGCGTGGCTGAAATGCTTCTTGAAGACAACCATGAGGGCCTTACCAAGCGTATGTACTATTCAAAGAGTGGACTTCCCACGAACAACTAACGCTGATATGAATAGTTGACATCAAAACAATTCTCGGTGGTCTGATGTCTGGCGGATTCGAAACAATCTACTCGACCGTCATCGTCACGCTTGGGGCTCTGTCAACGCCCTGGGGACAAGAGGTACAAAACAAGGCATACGAAGACATGATAGGTGCCTACGGTTCACATGAGAACGCATTCGAGCAATGCCTTCTCGAAGAGAAAAGCCAGTACGTCTCCGGTTTGGTCAAAGAAGCTTTGCGCTTTTACCCGCCCCACAAGATTCTCCCAGCCCGACAGGTCTACAAAGACTTCACGTATGCGGGAACCACCATCCCCCAAGGGATGCTTATCTACATCAACAACCAAGCCGTCAGTTTTGGTACGGTTTCTATTTGAAAATGCCATGGGTTTCTGCCTGCTGACTAGTAACATAGACAAAGAGACGTACGGCCCTGACGCTCATGAGTTCCGCCCGGAGCGATGGATAGAAGCGGGATGCAATATACCTCCCCCGTACCATTTTGCTTACGGCCAGGGTTCAAATCCATACCACGAAATCCACATATGGATCCACAATATGGATCCATgtccattccattccattccacgTAGGCTTCAGCCTTTCCATATTCACGCCACGGAACCCCTTCCATATGTTCCATATGTGGAAATTGTGGAAAGGATTGAAGATTTAGGTGGGGGCTGAAAAAACCTGGATTTCCTTGTGAAATAGCGCATACCCCAAGTACTTTCtatcgccaacgacaacgcaATAGCAACAATTTTCCACCCCGTTTTACCCGTACACGAAGTTCAAACAAGTCTATTCTAGGGGGGTTACTACTACTCACGCCCTTATTTCCCCAAATCGAAATGGCCGCCCTCCATCCTACCAAGTCAACCACACCCGTTCCAGAACGTacagaagaagacaatcaACGACTCTTTCAGCTCTACAAAGGCTGGACCTTgacggagagagacggccaagtGCGTCAATGGGTATATCAGTTCGGCTACGAtatccagcatgcccagaAAGGGGAACGCCGATGGGTGTGTTGCCTTTGCATCAAGCaaaagcggccgaggccaaagagTTATGCCATCAAAGGGTTGCAGAATGCGGAGGGTCACCTGTACGCGGACCACAATGGCATTATGGATCCGACAGGCAAGAGGCAAAAGCCTGCCAAGGCATCTGAGAAAGCACATCAGTCCATTGCAACAATTCTACAGTTGAACCCGAAGGAGCCGAAGGAACAAGATTTGATCAATACCTTGATCAAACGTTTTGACAAAACTGTATTCCAGCAGAAACTTGTCAACTGGATTGTCAATTCTAACCAATCCTTCTCGATCGTTAACGATCAAGATCTTCGAGACATCTTCAACTACCTCAATCCATCGGTGGAGATCACAAAAGCCAACATTACTGACGTGACCGTGCGTGCCATCGCAGAGCGAGAATTTACTAACAACATGGAAAGAGTGAAGGACGCTTTGCGAAAGAGTCCGGGACAGATCCATATCCAGTACGATGGCTGGAAGTCTGGTAACCGACACGCCTTATACGGCATCACATGTGTTTTTCGGGATTCAAACAATCGGCCACAGAAGTGTGTCCTCGGACTGCCTGAGCTTACAGAGAGGCACACAGGCGAGAATATCGCCGGGCAGATCATCGAGATCATTCGAGAGTACGAGATCAGCGATAAAGTCGGATATTTCACACTGGATAATGCCGGTAACAATAAAACTTCGATGGGGGAGCTTGGATTAGAATTCGGCTtcgagtgggagaagcgATGGGTTCGCTGCGTTGGTCACGTTGTCAACATAGTAGTGAAACAGATGCTGTATGGCAAGAACCCGGATGCTTTCGAGAAAGAGGTCTTCGAAGGACTTCATACGGCAGCGAAGGAGCATGAAGtctggaggaggcgaggctCTGTTGGAAAATGGCATAACTTTGCTGTTGTAGGTGGCTGAATCCCCGGCTTTATTTGTTATACTCACGAATACCTAGGAGGTGAGCAGATCGGACACGTGGACCGATATGCTCAAGAAGGTACAGGCTATCGAGAGCCAACTCTCTGATGACGCTCAGCTCAAGAAACACCGTCCAGTTGGAGTTGTGGTCGACAATGCTACCCGGTGGCTTTCTCAATTCTCGATGATTGAGCGCGCTCTCGTCTTAAGGCCATTTTATAATTCTTTTGTCCAGAGAGCGTCAaacgagtgggagaaggtcAACTTGACGAGAGCTGGCCACATCAAAAAGGGCTCCaagctgcccttcttcctgaAGGAAGAGAATCACATGACACCTGATGATTGGCATGTGCTCGGGACTCTTTACGACATTTTGCTTGACTTCCAGCTGGTTGTGAGAGGCCTTGAGGGTGATGGGCAGGGAAAACACCGGAGAAAGGTCGAGGAAAACGAGATCGACCCTCCACTGTCTGGTAAGCCTTAATTATACTTCTCAAAAGCGGCCCGATTCTTATTCTAACAGCTGATTTGTACAGGAACAAGCTGGGATCTTATTCACGCGTATGAATTTCTTCTCGAAACCCTCGAATCCGCGAAAAGAGCAGTCGCCAATTTTCCGGACGGCCATCACCTCGCTGTCAACATCAATCTGGGCTGGCTCAAATTGAACGAATACTACGAGCATCTGAACGATAGCCCCTTGATCTATGGCGCCGCAGTTCTTCATCCTGCCTACCGGTGGGCACTGTTTGACGATTTGtggggagacgacgacgaaagacaGTTATGGATTaccaaggcgaaggagatggtccaggatctctgggagagagagtataGGGACCTGGAGGTCGATGACCCAGAGATTGAGTTGCCTGCCAATAAGCGGCTGAAGACCTCAAGAAACAAGTTCACAGCGTGGCGCACAAAGAAGCGAGGACtgacggccgggggggtTTCTGTTACCGAGTCGCCAATTCAATCCCCTGCTCAATCGCCTAGGTCCTCAGTTGGCGGTCTGGATCTTGATGAATACGGGCAGTGGCAGCGTGATATcgaggatgctgatgctTCTGTCACAGATCCCTACGAATACTGGCACATGAGGCGGCTTAAATACCCCCGGTTGTCTAGGATGGCCTTGGATCTGCTTACTGTGCCACCAATGTCAGCCGAGTGCGAGAGGTTATTCTCGACCACTGGCCGCATGGTGACCAAGAGCCGCAATAGGCTAGATGCCAGCACAATTGGGCTTTGTCAGACACTACGGAGTTGGTTGCGTGCCGGTTTGATCGGGTCGCTAGATAGGATTCTGATGGACGAGTGACAATAACATCGACGTCACCAAGGCATGGATGCGGCCCACTAATTACCATTGTTAGACAAAGTAGGTTTCCATTCCACCCATTCCACAATATGGATCCATTTCCATAATGGATCCATTTCCACCCATTCCACATCGAAGTTATTAGTCAGCATCCATATCCACGCCATATTCACGAATGTGTCGTGGAGTGTCGTGGATTTGAACCCTGCTTACGGCGCTGGAGGCCGAATGTGTACGGCTGTCAACTTCGCAAACCGGATGCTGTACGGCGTATTTGTTCGATTGATTCTCTCTTTCAAGATCACAGAGAGCGAGGAAATGCCCCCGAATGTCCATTATATCGACTACAAGGAGGACTCAACTGCATCAAATTCCCTCCCCTCGTTATTCAAACTGAGATTCACTCCCAGAGACCCGGAGATGCTTGAAGGCTGCCTCAAGAACGCGCATGAGAACCTGACGGATTTTGTTACCGGAGACAACGCAGAGCCCCTCTTCTTCTAAGACGGGTGCATCAAGTGACGTTGGTC
The DNA window shown above is from Colletotrichum destructivum chromosome 2, complete sequence and carries:
- a CDS encoding Putative cytochrome P450; amino-acid sequence: MYLLFATGIHTAVALFGLVVVTLSAVLVLCLKFFYVDFSKIKGIPEIPGGRLLAGHLPHLGNDHATTAASWSAKYGWPVFQFRMGRRRAIMINSFESAREWLVKNQSATVDRPWFYTFHGVISKTSAATIGTSPWNERTKKQRRVVGSFTTGPAMKKMHGMLHMETCAVISRIYYDSLKGAVDIVPHVYQKRLSLNLMMMLCYGTRFNSVEDPMLLQILEDAKTIASFRSTNSNPQDFIPHLRYLGTNRRTVTAKQVRNRRDSWLATMFSNVQNSHNRLRPGDKKCVAEMLLEDNHEGLTKLDIKTILGGLMSGGFETIYSTVIVTLGALSTPWGQEVQNKAYEDMIGAYGSHENAFEQCLLEEKSQYVSGLVKEALRFYPPHKILPARQVYKDFTYAGTTIPQGMLIYINNQAVSFGTVSI